The genomic segment CAGGGTTCGGTTGCAGTTCTGGAGGCTTTTCAAAATCTTAAGATTTCGGGAGTAACTATAGAAGCGAGTGGTTGTCAAGGTCAATGTAATATTGGCCCGACGGTGCGAGTCACTCCCGATGAAATTTGGTATTATCGCGTTAAACCGGAAGAAGTTCCCCTTATTGTTGAACAACACCTCAAACACGGTGAACCTGTCCAAGATAAACTTAACCCCCGCATTCATCCGCGATATCTATATTCTTAACCTGTTGTTGCGATTTATTAATCATAAAAAATGGATACAAATCCCAGTGTAGGCGTGAGGTAACCTCGCCCCGAAGATTAATTTGGTTTTAATATTAATCTACTGTTCTAATCGTAAATTTTAATAGAATATCATTAGGGGTCGATGAGAGCTTTACAACCCTCACCTCCCATTCAAAACCGTGCTTGCGACTTTTACCGCACACGGCTCCTAGTTTAGTTGACTGTTATCATCAGAGCATCCGGTTTCTTTTGAGTCGTGTGACCCATCAGTTGCCGTTTTAATATCATGACAATGGCGATGTAATAGTTGCAGGTTCTTATATTCGTTTTTCCCGCCTAAAATTGTGGGAAGAATATGGTCGATTTCTGCAATGTCTTCTGTAGTGAAGTATTGTCCACAGAAGTTACATTTACCTTTTTGCTTTTTGAGCAAAGTTGATACTCGTTTAGGTACATCGAAAGATGTTCCTTTTCTTGTACTCCAGTAGGTCCAGTTTCCGTCATAAGGTGATGCTTCAGGTCTTACAGTTACATGACGGGTAATAGGTGTTTCTGCATGGGTTAATAATTTAAAACCATCTTTGGTTTCAAAACTCCATGCTTTATTACCGTTTCTTTTGTAATATTTCCTAAGTTTTTCGTAACTTGCTTTACCACATCTCCTGACTGTCCATGCTCTTAATCTTTGCCATATAATAAAGTCTAAAGAGGAGAATGTTTCTTTGGAAACAACTTTGGAATGGTAGTTACACCATCCTCTTACGACCGGGTTTAGGTTTTTGATTAATGCGTATTGGGGCGCAGTTTTGTGGGTTTTAATCACTTCCTTTACCTTATTCGCATGAGCTTTAATTGCTTTCTTACTAGGTTTTATTAGGGTTTTGAATCCTAATAATTTGGAATTACTTCCTCCGGTTTTTCCAGAATGGTGTTTACCAGCTGGATGTTGTCGGAAGTTCCAGCCTAGAAAGTCGAATCCTGGTTTAACCACTTCTCCATTTACTTCAGTTTCTCTTAGTGTGTGGCAGATTCGGGTTTTTGAGGGTTTAAGCTCTAATCCTATAGGTTTTAACCATTTTTCTATGGCAATTTGGCACTGTTGTATGATTTCTAATTGTGGACTGATGACCACGAAATCATCGGCATATCTGATGACTGTTGCTTGAGAGCGTCCATTCTTTTTAGGGAATATATGTTCTACAAGTTTAATCATTCCATCCAGTGCGATGTTAGCAAGTAAAGGACTAATGACTCCTCCTTGTGGTGTGCCAGCCTCTGTTGCTTCAAATATGCCGTTGTCCATAACTCCAGCTTTCAACCATTGTCTGATTTGGGCTTTTATTGTTGATGGACAATCAATTTTGGACAGTAGGTAATCATGATTAATCTGGTCAAAACACTTTGAGATGTCAGCATCTAGGATGTAATATTCACCTTTGCTGATGCTTTGGAAGATTCGTGACATCGCGTCATGGGCAGAGCGTCCGGGTCTAAACCCGTAACTTTCACCCTCGAATCTGGCTTCCCATTGAGGTTCTAATGCCAATTTAACCAAGGCTTGCCTGACTCTATCTTGTAGAGTTGGGATTCCTAAAGGACGTTTTTCTCCGTTAGGTTTGGGTATCCATTTTCTTCGGAGTGGTTTCGCCTTTTGGTATTTACTCAGGTTTTGAGCAAGTTCTAGTCGTTGCTTGGGTGTGATGGATTTAATGCCATCAACCCCGGCTGTTTTCTTGCCCTGATTATCTTGAGTAACCCTTCTGATTGCTAAGAGTTTGGCGTAATATGACTTAACTAGAAGTTTTTGGAGCTTTCGAGCTTTCGCATTTTGTCCCGATAATGATGCTTGGTAAATTCTCTTTTGCAGCTTAAATACTACCCGTTGGACTTTCGCCCAATTGATAGAATTCCATGCTTCCGTAGTCTTGGTTATACTCGTTTTCACCGTTTTTACTGCTAATTGAAACCTTACCTAACAACTAAACCGGAATCTATCAGCGTATCCTAAATATTACATCTAGGCTTTAGCTTCTGACTCCATCTCTGGCCCTCATAACATACGCTTTAGATTTGTAGCTACCTAACAGTATTCGACCACTGTAGGAGTATATGAGGGGTTTTAACGTTCCTTGAAAATGGGTTTATTGCCTTTAGAATCATCCTGTCTGCCGGGGTACTTTTGGGAGTCTTAGTAAGTGTCATAAGAAAGACCTTACCTTTGTAGATGAAATGAGAAATCTCTACCTTTCCCCTTGTTCTTTTGAACGCAGCGTAATCAAGTCAATTTCGCTACTTACTATTTGCGACAGTTCAAGCCAGATGTTCACTTTCGTTATTCTTGGGCAATTGGCTAGAGAATTACCTTAGATATTGACTTATATCCGATTTCCCGTTATTCCCAGCTTCAGTGTTTTGATAATCAGTCTGACACTGTGGGAATTGCCTTACCCCTTTGGCATGGGTTACTCTACCTGTTTAGGGTTCGGTAATCCGTACCGTTGACTCCGGGGTTGACCTTCCTTTAAGGTCACATTTTCAAAGTTAAGACAGGCTTGATTGGATTTATTGTTGGGTTTGATGTCCATTTACCAATTATCTACACCTATCTCCCTGCTTACGTTTCTGGGTTTATTCCTAGACTTTGACAGGAACGTCTCGCAAACTCATCTATAGTATAGCGCTACGCATTACGGTGTTTGACATTTTTAAACCCTGAAACCCTTTCAATTCTTACTGTTCCCTGTTCCCTGTTCCCTGTTCCCTTGCGCGTAGCGCTATATCTGTTTGGATGGAAGATTGAGGAATTAAATAAATTAAACCTGAAATTAAAGTTAATCCCACAGAAACCCAGAATAAAATTAAAGTGGGAAGTTGCCAAATATGCGGTAATGGTGCAATGAGAAAAGCGATCGCTAAAATTTGACTGACTGTTTTTAATTTACCCCAAATATTTGCCCCAGAAATTTGAGCTTGATTTACCCGCCATCCAGCAATTGTCAGTTCCCGTGCTAACATTAAAAAGACTCCCCAAGCTGGGATTTTTCCTAATTCAATAAAGGCTAATAAAGGCGCAAAAACCAATAATTTATCCACTAAAGGATCAAGAAATTTTCCTAAATCTGTCACTTGATTCAGTTTTCGAGCTAAATATCCATCCAACCAATCTGTACTCGCAACAATCATAAAAATTCCCAAACAAATCCAACGGTTTGTAACGGTTGGATCATGTAAACCATATAATAAAAAGGGGACTCCCAATAAACGGGAAACAGTAATCCAAGTGGGTAAATTCATAAATCAGTTATCAGTTATCAGTTGTAGGGGCGGGGTAACCCCGGCCGTACTCAGTTATAGTTATCAGTAAAAAAGTTTAAAGTTGATTGACTCTTAACTTCTAGCCCTTACACTGATCTGTAATTAATGATAACTGATAATTGATTGAGGTTCTTCCCAAGTTTGATGAGAATTTTGGCTTAACTGGCTTAAATATTGCCGAGTAATATCAGCGCGATCTAAACTTACAAAATAATGGTGATCCACATCTTGATAAAATAATGCTCCTTCCAGTAGTCCTTGATAATCGGGGTTAGTTTGAGATTCCAGAGTTAACCAAAAAGCCTCAGAGGTTGAAGGGATTAAACCTGGGGGTAATGTTCCATTTAAAATTGCTACAATCCGATCTTGACAGGAACGAGTATTGATTCCTCGGTTTTCTAAGAGTTGATTGACTTCTGACAAAGATAACGGTTGTTCTTGAAATACTCGTAAAAGTTCAGCTAAAATAAAATAATCACTGTATTGATGTCGGGATACATCCAAAACTTTAAAATAAAGGGGTAAAACCGCTAAACCCCAAGCTAATCGACTACAATGGGAATAATTATTATCAGAATTCTCTGGGTTCCGGGGGCTATCTTGAGTAATCAACGCATTCGGTAATTTTTGGCGTAACCAACGGCTAAAGGTCGGCCAAGTGCTATTTCCCCCCGTACAAATTGCTTGATTAATGCCAACAGGAGAGATCCCTTTTTGACTAAACAGATGATTGAGTTCTCGATTTAACTGTTGTACAAAAGGCATAAAAATCTTTTGTTCTAAATCCTGTTGAGAAACCTCCAAAGAATAGTTATTTAATTTCAAGGTATAATGATCGGTTTGCTGAAGCTTAAATTTTAGAAGTTCGGCAACTTCTAATAATTTTAATCCCGCTTCAGAACTCTGTAAAATCTGTTGTAAACGATAACGTTTGGTCAAATCAGGATGTCCCGGTTGGGGGGAAACGAAATCAGGAATATCAAAAGTTTGGAACGGTGAACCTTTTGGATGCAGTAAAAGTTGAGTGATAATATCCTGATTAAACGCATCTCCACCATAGGTAATCTGATGACAAACGACCTGGGAAGCTGAAAACTCGGTTAAATCTTGAGGTAGGGTTGCCACCGCCATTTCAGTAGTTGTAGCTCCAATATTCAGCATTAAAATTGTGCTGTTTGGATCAGGAGAATTGAGATGAAATTGATATAATAAGGTGGCGATCGCATCTTCAATAATAAAAATTTGTTCAGGACGTTTTACCAGTCCTGCGGCTAATACTGCTTCTCGAAGATTAAACCGATAAGCTTCTGTGGCTGCAACTGGGCAACCTAAAATTATCCCCCCTAAAGCCATTAACGCTTGTTGAAATTCCTCGCCATCAAGTCCCACAGCACCAAGGCGATAAATATTCGGTAACGCGATAGTGGGACAATTTACCCGGTTTCGTTCTATTAATCGCGAAGTTCCCCGACCCTGTAAAACCCGACTAGGATTTAATGTAGACAATAATGCCGTCCACGCTTCCTGAAATCCTCCCAAAAAAATAGACTGTTGTTGTGACCATTGAATCATGGGAAATGCCCTTAATCCAGAGGAATCATCACCTCGATAATAGGGAATTCCCAAATTTAATAAGGGTTTAAAATGTTGCAAGTGGCTAGGTGTCGCTTCCTCCTGGGAATTTACATAATAGACTTGACATGGAAGCCGAAACGTGAAAGGAAGATCCTCAACCTCCGAGAGTTCCGTCTGTTCCGCTTGCCAATAAATGGGATAAACTTTACGGGTGTCCCGATGAAACAAAGCCGCAGATAATCCGGTTGTTCCCAAATCAATCCCTAAATACCATTGAGTCTGTTGTCTCAACAATTCTAAAGCAGAAATATCCGTCTCAATACCTGAATCCTGAACCATCATCATTAATCATTAATCATTAATCAGTTATCATTAATCAGTTATCAGTTATCAGTTATTAGTTAACTTTAATTAGTGAATTAACTTTTAACTCTTAAAGACAAGCCATAGCCCATCTCTACACTGATTACTGATAAAATTCTTGACTCAACGCTTCCAAACTGAGTGAATTTTCTTCTTCTTGTTCATTATCCAACCGGAGGGGAGTTTCCTCGGCTAGATTCAAACTATTGAAGACATCATCTAATGTTAAATCCGAAAAACTTTGTAGAGATACCAAATTTTCAGCCTCTTCCGATGGGACATTTAAAGGTTTAACACTGAGAGCAGGAACTGATTGCGCTGAACGGGGTTCCATCCCAATATCTCTAAATAAATCTTCAAAGGTAATGACTTCTTCAGGTGAGGATGATTTTGGCACTACTTCTAGGGTTGGTTTTTGAATTAGGGTTTGAGATTTAAGTTTAGGATTCAGGGATTTTTCAGAGGAATTTTTGGTCGGAAAACTGATTTCTGATTTTGATTCTACTTGCTCTAAATTAAACAAATCAGCTTCTAAAAATTCCAAAGTATTGCGACCAATTAATAACCGAGAATCAACTTGATCGCTGGTTTCTTCTAAGGAGATTGGAAGCAAATTTTCATCTGGAGAAGCTTGAATATACTCATCCGTTTCCAAGCTGGCGGTCTGCTTTTCAAGATTACGGGAAGGAGATTTCTGCACAGTTGGAATACCTGTCAGCATTTCTTGAGTTCGGGCAGACACCACACCTAAATTAACAGGGGATTCATCCTCAAAGGTGGGTTCTTCAAAAATATCGCTTAAATCTGCTAAGGTTTCCTCAAAGGGATTAGATACCACAGGAATCGAGAACTCAGCAACAATAGCCTCAGACTCCAAATCCTTAGATTCTTGGGAAACATCTAGGTTCGATTCATTGAACAAATCCAAAGAATTCAGACTGAGAACAGATTCATTTTGTATTGATTCTGTTGTTTTTGAATCCTCTAATACTTCTTCTGTGTCTCTATTAAAATCTGATTCATTCACCCCTGGAAGTCCTTCAGCCTCCGTTGGTGTTTCCTCATCTAATAATAGAGTCTCTATATCTTCGGAAAGATCCTCCTCATCTTCATCAAATTCCTCAAGGATTTCCACATCTTCCCCAAATAAATCGATTTCTTCTGGTTCGGTAATATTAACAATCGGATATTCTTTCTCTGCTTCTAGGGAAACAGCATCTTCCCCAAATAAATCGATTTCCTCTGGTTCGGTAATATTAACAATCGGAGATTCTTTCTCTGCTTCTAGGGAAACAACATCTTCCCCAAATAAATCGATTTCCTCTGGTTCGGTAATATTAACAATCGCGGATTCTTTCTCTTCTGCCCCATTAAATAACGCTTCTAAGTCTAAATCAGCATCAGAACTTTCTGACTCTAACACCGACTCATCCCAAGCCAAGGAAAAGCCTGGTTCCTCCGGTCTTAACTCTAACTCCTCTTCAATAGTTCGAGGAGATTGAACCTCAACGGACGATAAAGGTTGAATCGTGTCCGGTTGTTTCTCTTCTTCCTCTTGTGCTTGCGCCATCTCCTGAGACACGGTAAAACCTACCCCAGGTTGTCTGGGAACTTCTGCCCCCGCATAGGGTAAAAATTCCTCAACTGTGAAAGATAACTCCTCATCAGAGGAAACCGGAGGAGTAATCACAGACTGTACAATTTCCGGTTCTCTGTTCTTTGTTTCCTCTAACCCAATGACTGGGGATTCAGATTCCGTTAATTGTAACGAAGACTGTAAATAGGAAGACGTTTCTTGACCCACCTGTTGAGCCAGTTGGTTAACCAACGTTGTAAACATCACTTCCCCTTGTTTCCCCAAACTGTGCATCCGTTCCAAACTTTGGGAAAGGGAATCAGAATAGGTTTGTAGATTCCGTTGTAACGCTTCAAAGATCACGCTCAGACTTGAATCTAGCGTCATCAACAAATGATCCGATTGAGCTTGCAACTGTCGCATCTGTTCTAAGCGTTGGGCAGGCGTCAGACTCGAAACAGAAGTTTGTGACCCGTCCGAAGGGTTGGAGGGAAGGGCTGGAAGGGAATTAGATTCAGTCAATAAAACCGAATCTAAAAAGCGGTTTTCAATATGGTTAAGCGTTTCAGTAACATTATGAATCAAACTATCCTGTAATCGAGTCATGAACTCCTGCAAAAATTCACGACTGAGTTGTTGTTGATAGGATGGGGGCTGGATTTGTGCCAGAGTTTGGGCTTTTCGGGCTTCTAATTGTTGAATTTCTTGGACTAAACTCCGTTGTTCAGCGCGTAAGTAATCGACCTCCTCTTGAAGAGGTTGAGTCAGATGGGTACGCAGATAAATCATTTCCCGGCGGATAGCTTGCCATAACGGTTCTCGCATTCCCGGTGATTCAGATTGCTGGGTCTCCATCGGCGACAGGAGAGCCCCCTCGTCTACCTGTTGCTGAAGAAAGACCAAATATTTTCGCACACGCTCTAGGACTTGACGGGAGCGTGTGACGGTTTCCCCAAAAACAACCCAAGGTAAACGTAAGTTGGGTTGGCTTAGAACCTCGTCAATTTCGGCGATGAGTGCCTGGATCTGCTCTTTCTGAACGTTCAAGGCTGAACCCTCTCAATAATCATAAAATGGGACTGGTTGATGCGTTCTGTACGTTCCTAACTCCACAATCGCTTGATCTTCAGGATTCCCCAGATTAAAGCAGTTGTTATCTACATAATATGTTAGGCTTCAGAAGCACTCAAGTAGCCAAGTTAAGATTTGGGGTGGATTGGAACATCGCGACCGAGGGGCAAGATTGTTAAAAACTAAACCAGTTTAACTTTTTTGTGTCCTAATCGTTCTAAAATAGAAAGTTGCTCAGTCATTTGTTATTCCTGTTGGAATCAACAGAGGCGGAATCTTAGTTAATATGATAGGGGTAATTTTGGAAGGATTGACACTCTTGAGCAGTAATTCTCCTTACAGGCAATCCACTAAAAACCCACTTTCTTGATTAGCTACTGAAGATCGCGAATTTATAAGTAGTATCACAGCCTCATGGAAGATCGGTATTTCTCCCGTGACAATCAATCTGATATCCACAAGATGATCCTCTCAACGCCTTTCTTTCAAGGGTTGCCCCCAGACGCGGCTGAGAAAGCGACATCTCATATTGTGGGTCGAAACCATCCGGCAAACCAAGTTATTTTGTTAGAAAATGACTGGGGGAGTTCCGTTTATTTTATTTTGGATGGTTGGGTCAAAATTCGTACCTATAATTTGGATGGTAAAGAAGTAACGCTAAATATTTTAGGTAAAGGTGAACTCTTCGGAGAAATGGCAGCCTTAGATGAGGTTCCCCGGTCTACGGATGTGATCACATTAGCTCCTACCTTAATTGGGAATATGCCGGCTCAGGATTTCGTGGAGTTAATTACAACAGAGCCTCGCGCCGGAATGCGACTGGCTCAGTTAATGGGAAGGCGTTTGCGTCAGGTGAATCGACGTCTACGATTGCGTGAATCCGATAGTACCTCACGGGTTGCTGATATTTTACTCTTTCTGGCTGAAGGTCAGGGAAAAACCTCTAACGAAGGAACCCAAATTCCCAACCTTCCCCATCGAGAGTTAAGTGGTTTAAGTGGATTGGCACGAGAAACGGTAACTCGCGTTTTGAGTAAACTAGAAAAGAAAGGGTTAATTCATCGGGAACGAGATATTTTAAGCATTCCTGATGTCCATGCCCTAGAACGGATGCTGGTCTAATACAACTCTATTCGCGATTGCATGAGTGATTCCTCCCCATCAAGATCCCCGGCTTGCTCCTCTGAACCTGAGCATCAGAGTGTTGCATCCGTTGATTGTGATCCCTTCTCTGCTTCAACTTCAAGCTCTGTGCGTTCGGTATCCCCTTCCCATAAAAACGCTCTCATCCTAGTTGAAACCGCTTTTTTGGCGAGTGCTGCGAGCTTAATTTGGTTTGTTAATTATTATTTTCCGATGGGGCCAGTGCTGCGGTTATTTTTCTCTTTACCGATGGCACTGTTATATTTACGCTGGGGAAAACGAGCTTCTGTGATGGGGGCTGTAGCTTCATTTTTATTATTATCA from the Planktothrix tepida PCC 9214 genome contains:
- a CDS encoding (2Fe-2S) ferredoxin domain-containing protein, whose product is METQPLRCVLICQHQSCQRQGSVAVLEAFQNLKISGVTIEASGCQGQCNIGPTVRVTPDEIWYYRVKPEEVPLIVEQHLKHGEPVQDKLNPRIHPRYLYS
- a CDS encoding Crp/Fnr family transcriptional regulator; this encodes MEDRYFSRDNQSDIHKMILSTPFFQGLPPDAAEKATSHIVGRNHPANQVILLENDWGSSVYFILDGWVKIRTYNLDGKEVTLNILGKGELFGEMAALDEVPRSTDVITLAPTLIGNMPAQDFVELITTEPRAGMRLAQLMGRRLRQVNRRLRLRESDSTSRVADILLFLAEGQGKTSNEGTQIPNLPHRELSGLSGLARETVTRVLSKLEKKGLIHRERDILSIPDVHALERMLV
- the pgsA gene encoding CDP-diacylglycerol--glycerol-3-phosphate 3-phosphatidyltransferase, translating into MNLPTWITVSRLLGVPFLLYGLHDPTVTNRWICLGIFMIVASTDWLDGYLARKLNQVTDLGKFLDPLVDKLLVFAPLLAFIELGKIPAWGVFLMLARELTIAGWRVNQAQISGANIWGKLKTVSQILAIAFLIAPLPHIWQLPTLILFWVSVGLTLISGLIYLIPQSSIQTDIALRAREQGTGNREQ
- the ltrA gene encoding group II intron reverse transcriptase/maturase: MKTSITKTTEAWNSINWAKVQRVVFKLQKRIYQASLSGQNAKARKLQKLLVKSYYAKLLAIRRVTQDNQGKKTAGVDGIKSITPKQRLELAQNLSKYQKAKPLRRKWIPKPNGEKRPLGIPTLQDRVRQALVKLALEPQWEARFEGESYGFRPGRSAHDAMSRIFQSISKGEYYILDADISKCFDQINHDYLLSKIDCPSTIKAQIRQWLKAGVMDNGIFEATEAGTPQGGVISPLLANIALDGMIKLVEHIFPKKNGRSQATVIRYADDFVVISPQLEIIQQCQIAIEKWLKPIGLELKPSKTRICHTLRETEVNGEVVKPGFDFLGWNFRQHPAGKHHSGKTGGSNSKLLGFKTLIKPSKKAIKAHANKVKEVIKTHKTAPQYALIKNLNPVVRGWCNYHSKVVSKETFSSLDFIIWQRLRAWTVRRCGKASYEKLRKYYKRNGNKAWSFETKDGFKLLTHAETPITRHVTVRPEASPYDGNWTYWSTRKGTSFDVPKRVSTLLKKQKGKCNFCGQYFTTEDIAEIDHILPTILGGKNEYKNLQLLHRHCHDIKTATDGSHDSKETGCSDDNSQLN